One Paraburkholderia kururiensis DNA window includes the following coding sequences:
- a CDS encoding NUDIX domain-containing protein, with the protein MNDRAGNDRVRIVDTTVLSDDWYVLKKITFDFLRRDGTWQRQSRETYDRGNGATILLHNPATGNIVLTRQFRMPAFVNGHDGMLIEAAAGLLDSATPEERIRAEAEEETGYRVRHIRKVFEAFMSPGSVTEKLHFYVGEYDASMRVGDGGGLEHEGEDVEVMEMPLRAALDLVQQGGIVDGKTIMLLQHLALEELKQRHEI; encoded by the coding sequence ATGAACGATAGAGCAGGCAACGATCGGGTTCGGATCGTCGATACCACCGTGCTGTCGGACGACTGGTATGTGCTGAAAAAAATCACGTTCGACTTCCTTCGCCGCGACGGCACGTGGCAGCGGCAAAGCCGCGAAACATACGATCGCGGCAACGGCGCGACGATCCTGCTGCACAACCCTGCCACCGGCAATATCGTGCTGACGCGCCAGTTCAGGATGCCGGCGTTCGTGAACGGCCACGACGGCATGCTGATCGAGGCGGCGGCCGGTCTGCTCGATAGCGCCACGCCGGAAGAGCGCATTCGCGCGGAAGCGGAGGAAGAAACCGGCTACCGCGTCCGCCACATCCGCAAAGTGTTCGAAGCGTTCATGAGTCCCGGTTCAGTGACGGAAAAACTGCACTTCTATGTAGGCGAGTACGACGCCTCGATGCGCGTGGGCGACGGCGGTGGCCTCGAACATGAAGGCGAGGACGTGGAAGTGATGGAAATGCCGTTGCGCGCTGCGCTGGACCTCGTGCAGCAGGGCGGCATCGTGGACGGCAAGACGATCATGCTGCTGCAACATCTTGCATTGGAGGAACTGAAGCAGCGCCACGAGATATGA
- a CDS encoding DeoR/GlpR family DNA-binding transcription regulator, with protein sequence MVTCSFVQYQEISCIDYRAGTLLHVLPVHLMLTSQRKKAILDALERDGQVLAGELSATFCVSEDTVRRDLRELAAEGLLQRVHGGALPASPATAPFAQREDMESAAKRRIAKRAAQMIVPRQVVIVDGGTTSALLVRGLPADLEATVVTHSPSVAVALVEHPSVEVILIGGRLYKHSIVSVGAAAAEAISQIHADIYFMGVTGVHPTAGLTTGDFEEAAIKRALAARAAETVVLASAAKLNAASPYRIGEIGLAQSVIVEARTDAKLTEPIERAGVTVLRA encoded by the coding sequence ATGGTAACGTGCAGTTTCGTGCAATATCAAGAAATTTCGTGCATTGATTATCGTGCCGGCACTTTGCTGCACGTCCTTCCGGTTCATCTCATGCTGACGAGTCAACGCAAGAAAGCCATTCTCGACGCGCTCGAGCGCGACGGCCAGGTGCTGGCAGGCGAACTGAGCGCAACCTTTTGCGTATCCGAAGACACCGTGCGCCGCGACCTGCGCGAGCTGGCCGCCGAAGGGCTGCTCCAGCGCGTGCACGGCGGCGCGCTGCCGGCCTCGCCCGCCACGGCACCGTTCGCCCAACGCGAGGACATGGAGTCCGCCGCCAAGCGCCGTATTGCGAAGCGTGCCGCGCAGATGATCGTGCCGCGCCAGGTCGTGATCGTGGACGGCGGCACCACCTCGGCGCTGCTGGTTCGCGGCCTTCCCGCCGACCTCGAGGCAACGGTCGTCACGCATAGCCCGAGCGTGGCCGTGGCGTTGGTGGAGCACCCGTCGGTGGAGGTGATCCTGATCGGCGGGCGGCTCTACAAGCATTCCATCGTGAGCGTGGGCGCCGCGGCGGCCGAAGCGATATCGCAGATACACGCGGACATCTACTTCATGGGCGTGACGGGCGTTCATCCCACCGCGGGGCTCACGACCGGCGACTTCGAAGAGGCCGCGATCAAGCGCGCACTGGCAGCGCGGGCGGCGGAAACCGTGGTGCTCGCGTCCGCGGCGAAACTCAACGCGGCATCCCCCTACCGGATCGGCGAGATCGGACTCGCGCAATCGGTCATCGTCGAGGCCCGCACCGACGCGAAGTTGACCGAACCGATCGAACGGGCCGGCGTGACCGTGCTACGTGCCTGA
- a CDS encoding ATP-binding protein, which translates to MKFDRLLHWPRTLFARVALILCVGLALAQGLSFWLTMTERDESTTNMMMGYIEREVASSVALLDHLPADEREQWLPRLARRSYQFVLGQGVSGEPVNARLSARVEQSITAGIGKSYHVTANALPGEREHLQVHLQLSDGSPLTIDIHPMYGTPLSQWLPAVLVLEFTVLGAGCWFAVRHAARPLAQLAEAADALGPDLKAVPVPEDGPSEVARAAKAFNAMQKRIATYTAERMQILAAISHDLQTPITRLRLRVDVMDESDEAAKMRQDLLEMESLVKEGVVYARTLHGATETARRIDLDALLDSLVCDYVDAGQAVVLERRLPVAVVARPEALRRIIGNLVDNALKFGGSATLDVARNAEGSVSITVSDRGPGIPEELLEQVFEPFYRVENSRNRHTGGTGLGLAIARQLTLALDATLTLRNRADGGGLAATLTLKASG; encoded by the coding sequence ATGAAGTTCGACCGCCTGCTGCACTGGCCTCGCACGCTGTTCGCGCGCGTCGCGCTGATTCTTTGCGTCGGTCTCGCGCTGGCGCAAGGGCTCTCGTTCTGGCTCACCATGACCGAGCGCGACGAGTCCACCACGAACATGATGATGGGCTACATCGAGCGCGAGGTCGCCAGCTCCGTCGCGCTACTCGACCATCTTCCGGCCGACGAGCGCGAGCAATGGCTGCCGCGTCTCGCGCGACGCAGCTACCAGTTCGTGCTGGGCCAGGGCGTGAGCGGCGAGCCGGTGAACGCGCGTCTTTCGGCGCGCGTCGAGCAGTCCATTACAGCGGGCATCGGCAAGTCGTATCACGTCACGGCGAACGCGCTGCCGGGCGAACGCGAACATCTGCAGGTCCACTTGCAGCTGAGCGACGGCAGCCCGTTGACCATCGACATTCATCCCATGTACGGCACGCCGCTGTCGCAATGGCTGCCCGCGGTGCTCGTGCTGGAGTTCACGGTGCTCGGCGCGGGCTGCTGGTTTGCGGTGCGGCACGCGGCGCGACCGCTGGCGCAACTGGCCGAGGCGGCCGACGCGCTCGGCCCCGACCTCAAGGCCGTGCCCGTGCCCGAGGACGGCCCCTCCGAAGTGGCGCGCGCGGCCAAAGCGTTCAACGCGATGCAAAAGCGCATCGCCACGTACACCGCGGAGCGCATGCAGATTCTCGCTGCCATCTCGCACGATTTGCAGACGCCGATCACGCGTCTGCGTTTGCGCGTGGACGTGATGGACGAGAGCGACGAGGCCGCGAAGATGCGTCAGGATCTGCTTGAAATGGAGAGCCTCGTGAAAGAAGGCGTGGTCTACGCGCGCACGCTGCATGGCGCGACGGAGACGGCGCGGCGCATCGATCTGGATGCGCTGCTCGACAGCCTGGTCTGCGATTACGTGGATGCGGGCCAGGCGGTCGTGCTCGAACGCCGCCTGCCCGTGGCGGTGGTGGCGCGTCCGGAGGCACTGCGGCGCATTATCGGCAACCTCGTCGACAACGCATTGAAGTTCGGCGGTTCGGCGACGCTCGATGTGGCGCGAAACGCCGAGGGCAGCGTCAGCATCACCGTGTCCGATCGTGGTCCCGGCATTCCGGAGGAACTGCTGGAGCAGGTGTTCGAGCCGTTCTATCGCGTGGAAAACTCGCGCAATCGCCACACGGGCGGCACGGGACTCGGGCTGGCCATCGCGCGGCAGCTCACCCTGGCGCTGGATGCGACGCTCACGCTGCGCAATCGTGCCGATGGTGGCGGACTGGCCGCCACCCTGACGCTGAAGGCGTCGGGTTGA
- a CDS encoding response regulator — MTEKPDHILIVDDDRGIRELVGTYLEKNAMRVSLAANGREMRAALEYGAPDLIVLDLMMPGEDGLVLCRELRAGKFRTVPVLMLTARNEETDRIVGLEMGADDYLPKPFAVRELLARIRSVLRRTRMLPPGMQVTEAADILAFGDWRLDTTARHLLDAEGTMVALSGGEYRLLRVFLDHPQRVLTRDQLLNLTQGREANAFDRSIDLLVSRLRQRLRDEAREPRYIKTLRSEGYVFSATVTVVEARS; from the coding sequence ATGACCGAAAAGCCGGACCACATTCTGATCGTGGACGACGATCGCGGCATTCGCGAGCTTGTGGGTACCTATCTCGAAAAGAACGCCATGCGCGTGTCGCTCGCGGCGAACGGACGCGAGATGCGGGCGGCGCTCGAATACGGCGCGCCGGACCTCATCGTGCTCGATCTCATGATGCCGGGCGAGGACGGGCTCGTGCTGTGCCGCGAACTGCGCGCGGGCAAGTTCCGCACGGTGCCGGTGCTGATGCTCACGGCGCGCAACGAGGAAACGGACCGCATCGTCGGCCTCGAAATGGGCGCCGACGACTATCTGCCCAAGCCGTTTGCGGTGCGCGAACTGCTTGCGCGCATCCGCTCCGTGCTGCGCCGCACGCGCATGCTGCCGCCCGGCATGCAGGTGACCGAGGCCGCGGACATACTCGCGTTCGGCGACTGGCGGCTTGACACCACGGCGCGCCACCTGCTCGATGCGGAAGGCACGATGGTGGCGCTGAGCGGCGGCGAGTACCGTCTGCTGCGCGTATTTCTCGACCATCCGCAACGGGTGCTCACGCGCGACCAGTTGCTGAATCTCACGCAGGGCCGCGAGGCCAACGCGTTCGACCGTTCCATCGACCTGCTCGTGAGCCGGCTGCGGCAACGCTTGCGCGACGAGGCGCGCGAGCCGCGCTACATCAAGACCTTGCGCAGCGAGGGCTACGTGTTCTCCGCCACGGTGACGGTCGTGGAAGCGCGGTCATGA
- a CDS encoding GFA family protein, protein MNESLYKGACHCGAVKFEVRAAITPAMRCNCSLCRRRGALMSPAFDADLLTIVQGEDAVTRYEFNTHIAKHYFCRHCGIYPFHQTRLDPLRWRVNIGCLEGVDPYALECSVSNGASLSVVEDA, encoded by the coding sequence ATGAACGAGAGTCTGTACAAGGGCGCCTGCCACTGCGGCGCCGTGAAATTCGAAGTGCGGGCCGCCATCACGCCCGCGATGCGCTGCAATTGCAGCCTGTGCCGCCGCCGCGGCGCGCTGATGAGCCCGGCGTTCGATGCGGATCTGCTGACGATCGTGCAGGGCGAAGACGCCGTCACGCGCTACGAATTCAACACGCACATCGCGAAGCATTACTTCTGTCGTCACTGCGGCATCTATCCGTTTCATCAGACGCGGCTCGATCCGCTGCGCTGGCGCGTCAATATCGGGTGTCTGGAAGGCGTGGACCCGTATGCGCTGGAATGCTCGGTCTCCAATGGCGCAAGCCTTTCGGTGGTGGAGGACGCATGA
- a CDS encoding cytochrome c biogenesis CcdA family protein: MHAPLEPLLALLAGLFTIASPCVLPVMPVLLGTAVERPARARPLFVIAGFVLSFASFALLLGAVSSTVHIAQQALRDTATALLALFGFLRLWPRPFEWLMARMTWLQSVGSNSHAASGAGNASGFVLGMSLGAVWTPCAGPVLASILVLVVKAQDLQWSALLLTLYAAGAAIPMLGILYGGQYALRQSRAIARHAQRLQQVFGVLVILTAAAIYFQYDTLVVAYLSSFFPSLKGL, from the coding sequence ATGCATGCCCCACTCGAACCGCTGCTCGCCCTGCTTGCGGGCCTCTTCACCATCGCTTCGCCGTGCGTGCTGCCCGTGATGCCCGTTCTGCTCGGCACCGCTGTCGAGCGGCCGGCGCGCGCACGGCCGCTCTTCGTGATCGCGGGCTTCGTGCTCAGCTTCGCGTCGTTCGCGCTGCTGCTGGGGGCCGTGTCGAGCACAGTCCACATCGCGCAGCAGGCCCTGCGCGATACCGCGACGGCCCTGCTCGCATTGTTCGGATTCCTGCGTTTGTGGCCTCGCCCGTTCGAATGGCTGATGGCCCGCATGACGTGGCTGCAAAGCGTGGGCAGCAACAGTCACGCTGCGAGCGGAGCGGGCAATGCAAGCGGCTTCGTGCTGGGCATGTCGCTCGGCGCGGTATGGACGCCCTGTGCCGGCCCCGTGCTCGCCTCCATTCTGGTGCTGGTCGTGAAGGCGCAGGACCTTCAGTGGTCGGCGCTGCTGCTCACGCTCTACGCCGCAGGCGCGGCCATTCCGATGCTCGGCATTCTCTATGGCGGGCAGTACGCGCTGCGCCAGTCGCGAGCCATCGCGCGTCACGCGCAGCGTCTGCAACAGGTGTTCGGCGTGCTCGTGATCCTCACCGCCGCCGCGATCTATTTCCAGTACGACACGCTCGTCGTGGCTTATCTCTCCAGCTTCTTCCCTTCATTGAAAGGACTCTGA
- a CDS encoding thioredoxin family protein, whose amino-acid sequence MLNRIKTLTAAAVLATLPVLGHAAAATAPEFRGIDNWLNGPPLTMQQLRGKVVLVDFWTYTCINCIHTLPYVKQWNEKYRNQGLAVIGVHTPEYPFERDTGNVKTAISRFGISYPVAQDNEYATWNAWGNQYWPAFYLVDRKGRIVYSHFGEGDYAQTEAAIQHALAEKD is encoded by the coding sequence ATGCTCAACCGGATCAAAACCCTCACGGCCGCGGCCGTGCTCGCCACGCTTCCGGTCCTCGGCCATGCGGCCGCGGCCACCGCGCCCGAATTCAGGGGCATCGACAACTGGCTCAACGGCCCGCCGCTCACCATGCAGCAGCTACGCGGCAAGGTGGTGCTGGTGGACTTCTGGACCTACACCTGCATCAACTGCATTCACACGCTGCCCTACGTGAAGCAATGGAACGAAAAGTACCGGAATCAGGGGCTCGCCGTGATCGGCGTGCATACGCCCGAGTACCCGTTCGAGCGTGATACGGGCAACGTGAAGACCGCGATCAGTCGCTTCGGCATTTCGTATCCGGTCGCGCAGGACAACGAGTACGCCACGTGGAACGCCTGGGGCAACCAGTACTGGCCGGCGTTCTATCTGGTGGATCGCAAGGGGCGCATCGTCTATTCGCATTTCGGTGAAGGCGACTACGCGCAGACCGAAGCCGCCATTCAGCACGCGCTGGCGGAAAAGGACTGA
- a CDS encoding SDR family NAD(P)-dependent oxidoreductase: protein MATQQKVVVVTGASQGIGSEIVKAFRKLDYRVVATARSIQPTDDPNIAAVQGDIADPQTAHRVVAEALNRFGRIDTLVNNAGVFVAKPFTQYTAEDYASVMGVNVAGFFHITQLAVAEMEKQGSGHVVSITTSLVDHAIQGVPSVLASLTKGGINAATKSLAIEYAKKGIRANAVSPGIIKSPMHAPETHEALDALHPMGHMGEMRDIVDAVLFLDAAPFVTGEILHVDGGQSAGH from the coding sequence ATGGCAACGCAGCAAAAAGTCGTCGTCGTTACCGGCGCATCGCAAGGCATCGGCTCGGAAATCGTCAAGGCGTTCCGCAAGCTCGACTACCGCGTGGTCGCGACCGCCCGTTCCATCCAGCCCACGGACGACCCCAACATCGCCGCCGTGCAAGGCGACATTGCCGACCCGCAAACGGCCCACCGCGTCGTGGCCGAAGCGCTCAACCGCTTCGGCCGCATCGATACGCTCGTGAACAACGCCGGCGTGTTCGTCGCAAAGCCCTTCACGCAATACACGGCCGAGGACTACGCGTCAGTGATGGGCGTGAACGTGGCCGGCTTCTTTCACATCACGCAACTCGCCGTGGCGGAAATGGAAAAGCAGGGCAGCGGCCACGTGGTGAGCATTACGACGAGCCTCGTCGACCACGCGATTCAAGGCGTGCCTTCGGTGCTGGCCTCGCTCACGAAGGGCGGCATCAACGCCGCTACGAAGTCGCTTGCCATCGAGTACGCGAAGAAAGGCATTCGTGCGAACGCGGTGTCGCCTGGCATCATCAAGTCGCCGATGCACGCGCCCGAAACGCACGAGGCGCTGGACGCGCTTCATCCGATGGGCCACATGGGCGAGATGCGCGACATCGTCGACGCGGTGCTGTTTCTCGACGCCGCGCCGTTCGTAACGGGCGAGATCCTGCACGTGGACGGCGGCCAGAGCGCCGGCCACTGA
- a CDS encoding tautomerase family protein, which produces MPIVTIQVTREGTRPGNESVTAEEKARLIHGVSHLLLDVLNKPLESTFVVIEEVNTENWGWGGLPVEAYRRQRAAKAP; this is translated from the coding sequence ATGCCCATCGTGACCATCCAGGTGACTCGTGAAGGCACCAGGCCCGGCAACGAATCCGTCACGGCAGAGGAAAAGGCCCGGCTGATCCACGGCGTGAGTCATCTGCTGCTCGACGTGCTCAACAAGCCGCTCGAATCGACCTTCGTCGTGATCGAGGAAGTGAACACCGAAAACTGGGGCTGGGGCGGCTTGCCCGTGGAGGCGTATCGCAGGCAGCGCGCGGCGAAAGCGCCGTAA
- a CDS encoding LysR family transcriptional regulator, with protein sequence MQRQFEDLLLGSIELFCLAAELESFTLAATAASVTPAAVSRSVARLESRLGVRLFVRTTRQIRLTDAGRRYFEQCREALARLAEAEREVTGEQSSPAGVLRISMPTPYGHYRVLPLLAEFRARFPGVTVETHLSNRNIDFADEGFDLAIRGRAPDDSGLIARKLEDAELVVVASPAYLKRAGKPATPDDLVHHECIQYALPSTGRNLPWLFRHKNDMQEMATRGGYSTAGDVLTGVTLARHGAGLFQTYRFVAAEGLADGTLREVLKDYGGCSRPFVLLYPHARHLSSRVRCFVDFLMEKLRA encoded by the coding sequence ATGCAACGTCAATTCGAAGACCTGCTGCTCGGCAGCATCGAACTGTTTTGTCTCGCGGCGGAACTGGAAAGCTTTACGTTGGCGGCGACGGCGGCGAGCGTCACGCCTGCCGCCGTGAGCCGGTCTGTGGCGCGGCTGGAGTCGCGGCTCGGCGTGCGGCTCTTCGTGCGCACCACACGCCAGATTCGCCTCACGGACGCGGGCCGCCGCTACTTCGAACAATGCCGCGAAGCGCTGGCGCGCCTGGCGGAGGCCGAGCGCGAAGTCACCGGCGAGCAAAGTTCGCCTGCCGGCGTGCTGCGCATCAGCATGCCGACGCCTTACGGCCACTACCGCGTGTTGCCGCTGCTCGCCGAATTCCGCGCGCGCTTTCCGGGCGTGACGGTGGAAACGCATCTGAGCAACCGCAACATCGATTTCGCCGACGAAGGATTCGATCTCGCCATTCGCGGCCGTGCGCCCGACGACTCGGGCCTGATCGCGCGCAAGCTCGAAGACGCCGAACTCGTCGTGGTGGCCTCGCCGGCCTACCTGAAACGCGCGGGCAAACCCGCGACGCCGGACGACCTCGTGCATCACGAGTGCATCCAGTACGCGCTGCCCAGCACGGGCCGTAACCTTCCGTGGCTCTTCAGGCATAAGAACGACATGCAGGAAATGGCGACGCGCGGCGGCTACAGCACGGCCGGCGACGTGCTCACGGGCGTCACGCTCGCCCGCCACGGCGCCGGGCTTTTCCAGACCTATCGATTCGTGGCGGCGGAAGGCCTGGCGGACGGCACGCTGCGCGAGGTGCTCAAGGATTACGGCGGCTGCTCGCGGCCGTTCGTGCTGCTCTACCCGCACGCGCGGCATCTGTCCTCGCGCGTGCGGTGCTTCGTGGACTTTCTGATGGAAAAGCTGCGCGCGTAG
- the garD gene encoding galactarate dehydratase — protein sequence MNQRLNLAGRYIRVHPNDNVGVVVDDGGLPQGAVFPDGLMLREAVPQGHKVALADLAAGDPVLRYNTVIGYALTDLAAGSWVNERTLRMPEPPGLTDLPIATRVETLPPLEGYTFEGYRNADGSVGTRNVLAITTTVQCVSGVVEHAVQRIKTELLPRYPNVDDVVGLEHTYGCGVAIDAPDAVVPIRTLRNISLNPNFGGEVMMVSLGCEKLQPERLMPPGTIPIAASSAASSAKGDHDGAAQNANGSVVCLQEPAHVGFQSMIDSIMETAVAHLERLNARRRETVPASELVVGMQCGGSDAFSGLTANPALGFAADLLVRAGATVMFSEVTEVRDGIAQLTARAANADVAQAIVREMAWYDSYLQRGQVDRSANTTPGNKKGGLSNIVEKAMGSIAKSGSAPITGVLSPGEKARQKGLIYAATPASDFVCGTLQLAAGMNLHVFTTGRGTPYGLAAVPVVKVATRSDLARRWHDLMDIDAGRIATGAATIEDLGWELFHFMLDVASGRKKTWAEQWKLANALVLFNPAPVT from the coding sequence ATGAATCAGCGGTTGAACCTCGCGGGGCGCTACATCCGTGTGCACCCGAACGACAACGTCGGCGTCGTGGTGGACGACGGCGGCCTGCCGCAAGGCGCGGTCTTCCCCGACGGCCTCATGCTGCGCGAAGCCGTGCCGCAAGGGCACAAGGTGGCGCTCGCGGATCTGGCGGCGGGCGACCCGGTACTGCGCTACAACACGGTGATCGGCTACGCGCTCACCGATCTCGCGGCCGGCAGCTGGGTCAACGAACGTACCCTGCGCATGCCCGAGCCGCCCGGCCTCACGGACCTTCCCATCGCCACCCGCGTCGAGACGCTGCCGCCGCTCGAGGGCTACACCTTCGAGGGCTATCGCAACGCCGACGGCTCCGTGGGCACGCGCAACGTGCTGGCCATCACGACCACGGTGCAATGCGTCTCGGGCGTGGTCGAACACGCGGTGCAGCGGATCAAGACCGAACTGTTGCCGCGCTACCCGAACGTGGACGACGTCGTGGGGCTCGAGCACACGTATGGCTGCGGCGTGGCTATCGATGCGCCGGACGCAGTCGTGCCCATCCGTACGCTGCGCAACATCAGCCTGAATCCGAACTTCGGCGGCGAGGTGATGATGGTGAGCCTCGGCTGCGAGAAGCTTCAGCCGGAGCGGCTGATGCCGCCGGGCACGATTCCGATTGCCGCTTCATCGGCCGCTTCATCGGCAAAGGGCGACCACGACGGTGCAGCGCAGAACGCGAACGGCTCGGTGGTGTGTCTGCAGGAGCCCGCGCACGTGGGCTTCCAGTCGATGATCGACTCCATCATGGAAACGGCCGTTGCGCATCTGGAACGGCTCAATGCGCGGCGGCGCGAAACGGTGCCGGCATCGGAACTCGTGGTGGGCATGCAGTGCGGCGGCAGCGACGCGTTCTCGGGGCTCACGGCGAACCCGGCGCTGGGCTTCGCCGCCGACCTGCTCGTGCGCGCCGGCGCCACGGTGATGTTCTCCGAAGTGACCGAAGTGCGCGACGGCATCGCGCAACTCACGGCGCGCGCCGCGAACGCCGACGTGGCGCAGGCCATCGTGCGCGAAATGGCCTGGTACGACAGCTACCTGCAACGCGGGCAGGTGGACCGCAGCGCCAACACCACGCCGGGCAACAAGAAGGGCGGCCTGTCGAACATCGTCGAAAAGGCGATGGGGTCCATTGCGAAGTCGGGCAGCGCGCCTATTACCGGCGTCTTGTCGCCCGGCGAAAAGGCCCGCCAGAAGGGTTTGATCTATGCGGCCACGCCCGCGAGCGACTTCGTGTGCGGCACGCTGCAACTGGCCGCGGGCATGAACCTGCACGTGTTCACGACGGGCCGCGGCACGCCGTACGGGCTCGCCGCTGTGCCGGTGGTCAAGGTGGCCACGCGCAGCGACCTGGCGCGACGCTGGCACGATCTGATGGACATCGACGCAGGCCGCATCGCCACGGGCGCGGCGACCATCGAAGACCTCGGCTGGGAACTGTTCCACTTCATGCTCGACGTGGCGAGCGGCCGGAAGAAAACCTGGGCGGAGCAGTGGAAGCTCGCCAACGCGCTGGTGCTGTTCAACCCGGCGCCGGTGACCTGA